CGAGGGAAGCGGCCGATTTGGTTCCCGAGGCAACTTTCGATGATGTTTCAGCAAGAGGTGATTTGGGTGTTACCAATATGTCAAGGCCGCATCGTGGCCTCATCGGTATTAGGCTCGAGGAAAGTGAGGAATTCGGGCCAACGGGTGAAGAGCGTTACGGAACAAATCTTGTCGGCAAACTCGTCAGTGATGTAGAAAGACTGATGGGTGAAGTAAAGGATGGCGATATTGTCTATTTTAGAGAGCGAAAAGAGGAGAAGAAAAAGATAACAAGAGGACGAAAGAAGGGGAATCAACGTGAACGAAAAAATTGAAACGAGGATGATTGTCATCGCACCAAGTTCCGAGATTACGCCGGATCAAATTGTCCGATTTTTGCACAGCCTTGGAAAGAATATCACGATAAAAGAAACCTGCTATGGTGCAATGATCGAAGGGAGAAAAGAGGATGTGCAGGTGGCGGTTCGTGAAGTGAGGAAGCTTGACCCCAATCGCATCTATTCGAAGTTGAGAGGATTTCCCGTTGGTGACCAGCGTCGGTGCAGGGCTCTTCACGGCTCTAGACCTGGGTTTACGCAGCTTGAAAAGGAATGGGAAATGTTGTCACTCATCGAGAAAGGTTTGCGTGCCGCTGAGAAGAATGAAAAAGTCGCTGAAAAGAAAAAGAAAGGAAAGTTGTCAGTGGACGATTTCAAGAGGATTGTTAAAGAGGTGATTGGTTGAAAGTTTTTATCATGCCTCCAAACAGCC
This region of Methanomassiliicoccales archaeon genomic DNA includes:
- a CDS encoding methanogenesis marker 6 protein, with translation MIVIAPSSEITPDQIVRFLHSLGKNITIKETCYGAMIEGRKEDVQVAVREVRKLDPNRIYSKLRGFPVGDQRRCRALHGSRPGFTQLEKEWEMLSLIEKGLRAAEKNEKVAEKKKKGKLSVDDFKRIVKEVIG